DNA from Actinomycetota bacterium:
CAGGAAAACACCAACCACCTCGCTCGCGCGTCATGCGGTTTGGAGTCTGGGGTCCTGGAGGCACCGGGGCTTCATGTCATGGGTTGAGGCGTTCGATCCCCATGTCGTGTTTCTCCTGGCAGGAGACGCCCCCTTTCTTTTTGCTCTCGCACGTAGATTGTCGCTGACGCTAGGCATCCCGTTGGTCATCATGAGTAATGAGGACTACTACTTCAAGACACGGAACTACATGCCGGATTCCCAATCGAGCCTTCTGTCCCTGATGTTTCGGGCATTCATGCGGATTCTGAGGAGGCAGGCCCGGCTTGCCTTTGCAGTCGCCTCCATCGGAGTATTCAACAGTGACGGCCTGAGGCGAGTGCATGAAGATGCATACGGGGTCCAGGGTGTGACCGTGATGCCGCCAACAACCCTCAAGCCAGGAGTCGAGATTGGCAGGAGCCCGGACGTCACCTTTGCCTATCTCGGGAACCTCGGTCACGGCCGACACGTCTCGATCATCGAGGTAGGGGCGGCTCTGCAGCGACTCAATCCTGAACTCCACCTGGATGTTTATGGGCGGACGCTGAACGAGAATGTGCTTTCAGACCTGCAGAATTCGCCAGGGATTCGCTACAAGGGGGTCGTCCCATACGACGAAGTTGTGTCAATAATGCACCGCGCCCATGTGCTCGTTCATGCTGAGAGCTTTCTTGAGCGTCATCGCTCGCAGATCAAATATGCCTTCTCGACCAAATTGGCGGACTACATGGCTAGTGGCGCGTGTCCTCTCATCTACGCGCCTCCGGAGCTCTGGCTAACGCGATACCTCCGGGAGACAGGTGCCGCAGCGGTCGTTTCAGATCCCAATGATCTCGAGAGGACTCTCGATCGACTGATTTCAAGCGAGGCAGAGCGTTCACGATACGCCAAGCAGGCACTCATGGTCGCCGCCCGGAGCCACTCCTTTGAGGGCAACATCGATCGGTTTCAGGTGGTTCTCAGGGAGGTGGTGTCGGGGTGAAGGTGCTGCAGGTCAATTCAGTCTTCGGCAAGGGCAGCACCGGCAAGATAGTGCAAGACTTGCATCATGGACTTGAGGCTGCGGGCGTAGAATCCGTTGTTTACTTCGGGCGGGGCGAGAATGTCAATCGCCGTCAGTTGAGCAAGACTACTACGGAGTTCGAGGCGAAGTTGACCGCGTTGCAGGCGCGAGTGACGGGGATTCCATACGCTGGAGCTCCTATTGGCACGACGCGCTTGCTGAAAGCAATCGAGGCCGAGCGACCTGACGTGGTGCATCTGCAGTGCATCAACGGATACTTCGTGAACATCTACCGTCTCTTGAACCACCTGAAGCGAATAGGCATTCCGACGGTGTTGACCTTACACGCAGACTTCATGTTCACGGGAGGATGCGGAACCTCAGGTGAGTGCGAGCGATGGATGACCGGATGCGGTTCGTGTCCCAAGCTCCGCGAGGCCACGAAATCGTGGTTGTTCGACCGGACCGCCGAGGCTTGGACGAGGATGAATGCTGCACTTGAGGGCTTCGATAAGCTCGCAGTTGTATCGGTCTCACCTTGGTTGAAGACTCGAGCGGAGCAATCGCCGATGCTGCGTGACAAGAAGCATGCGGTAGTGATGAACGGTGTGGACGCCGAGGGGATCTTCTTTCCTCGCCCCATCGCTGACTTACGTTCGAAGTTGGGTATCGGAGACAAGAGGGTTGTTCTTCACGTTACATCGAGCTTCAGTAGCGGTTTGAAGGGCGGCAGTTATGTTCTTGAGCTCGCGCAAAGGCTGCGTGGCAAGGGAATCGTGCTGGTCGTAGTCGGGAATACGCCCGCCGGAGCAGACCTGGTTCCTGGCGATGTCCTGTATGCTGGTCGAGTTGATGACCAGGACGAATTGGCGCAATACTACTCGCTTGCGGATGTCACCCTACTGACCAGTTCCCGTGAGACGTTCTCAATGGTGGCTGCCGAGTCGCTTTCGTCTGGGACTCCAGTGGTAGGATTTGAGTCGGGCGGTCCTGAGTCAATTGCGCTTCCAGACTATAGCACCTTCGTACCATATGGAGATATCGATGCCCTTGAGGTTGTTGTGTTGAACCACGCAGCTCCCATGTCGCCAGATGAACATGCAGCGTTGCGTGCGGCAGCTGTCAAGACGTACTCGCGAGACAGGATGACAAGTGACTATCTCGAGCAATACCGGCAGTTTCTGGGGGATCTGCACGCGGTTGATTGCGCCGTTAAGGCATGAGCAAAGTGACTAGAGAGAACTTGCGTGAATCGAGGGAGCGGGGACGATGATCCCTTACTACGGCCTATTAGCCCTGATCGTCCTTCTCGGCCTGTTGCCGCATGGCGACCGTGATAGAAGGAATTTGATTGCAGCAACGGTTGGATCTGCGGCGATCATTATACTGCAGGGCTTGAGGCATCCGAGCGTCGGGGTCGACGTTGCAGCGTACATTCCCGCATATGAATTGGCAGGCACTCTCGATATTGCCGGCGGGGGGCGCCTGATGAACTTTGAACCAGGCTACTTGTACTTCTCGCAACTGTTTTCCGCACTCGGTGTGAGCGCACAGGTATATCTCGGGATTGTGGCGGCCGCTGTGATGGTGCCGATAGGCGCGACTATCCGCCGGTATTCGGTGGCCGCGTGGCTCAGTATACTCCTGTACGTTACCCTCGGCCTTTTCGTGTTCAGTTTCTCGGGATTGAGGCAAGCCATTGCTATAGGTATATGCTTCTTTGCCCTGAGATTTATCAAGGATAAGCGGCTTTTGTGGTTCGTGCTAGCGGTCCTGCTTGCAGCCACCTTCCACACTTCAGCGCTGGTGTTTCTCTTCGCGTACCCGCTCTACCATATGCCTAGGTTTGATGCTCGATGGATGGTGCTGGTGCTTAGCCTGTTCGGCGCAGTTTATTTGGTGCGCGAACCCCTCTATGCGTGGGCCCATCGCATCTATGGCGGGTTGTCTGGCGCACCAGAGCCGACCGGGGCCTTCGGTATGCTGCTTGGCATGATAGCCGTGTACGTGCTTGCCTACATGTTTGGCGGCCATGATGATCTAGCTACCCGTGGCTACAGTAACCTCTTACTTGGAGCGATCTTCTTCCAGACCTTTGCGGAGCAGTCTAACGTCGTGATGCGAGCGGGTTATTATTACTTCATCCCTGTGATTCTGCTGATTCCACTCGTGATCAGTCATCAAAGGGATCCTCGTGCGCGATTACTAGTGAACTATGTTGTGGTGGTGACGGCCGTACTGTTCTTTCACTGGAATACTGAGGGTGGCTACCTGGATGTCAGCCCTTACGTACCCTTCTGGCTGTAGAAGCATGGAGAAGGGCATGGGTACGGAGACTGCGCGGGTCGGTAAGGCTACCAGAAGGAATTGTTGCGGATACAGAGAGCCCTGTACGTCGGCTACT
Protein-coding regions in this window:
- a CDS encoding glycosyltransferase, whose amino-acid sequence is MNRHSDDEGVHPRVLVISNNCFSSTGSNGRTLQDLFSGWPISNLAQFFIWPESPDSPVCNKYFLVTDREALKSVWSRSAPVGRSIAVDSGESGVSTAGQSGRRIRKTPTTSLARHAVWSLGSWRHRGFMSWVEAFDPHVVFLLAGDAPFLFALARRLSLTLGIPLVIMSNEDYYFKTRNYMPDSQSSLLSLMFRAFMRILRRQARLAFAVASIGVFNSDGLRRVHEDAYGVQGVTVMPPTTLKPGVEIGRSPDVTFAYLGNLGHGRHVSIIEVGAALQRLNPELHLDVYGRTLNENVLSDLQNSPGIRYKGVVPYDEVVSIMHRAHVLVHAESFLERHRSQIKYAFSTKLADYMASGACPLIYAPPELWLTRYLRETGAAAVVSDPNDLERTLDRLISSEAERSRYAKQALMVAARSHSFEGNIDRFQVVLREVVSG
- a CDS encoding glycosyltransferase codes for the protein MKVLQVNSVFGKGSTGKIVQDLHHGLEAAGVESVVYFGRGENVNRRQLSKTTTEFEAKLTALQARVTGIPYAGAPIGTTRLLKAIEAERPDVVHLQCINGYFVNIYRLLNHLKRIGIPTVLTLHADFMFTGGCGTSGECERWMTGCGSCPKLREATKSWLFDRTAEAWTRMNAALEGFDKLAVVSVSPWLKTRAEQSPMLRDKKHAVVMNGVDAEGIFFPRPIADLRSKLGIGDKRVVLHVTSSFSSGLKGGSYVLELAQRLRGKGIVLVVVGNTPAGADLVPGDVLYAGRVDDQDELAQYYSLADVTLLTSSRETFSMVAAESLSSGTPVVGFESGGPESIALPDYSTFVPYGDIDALEVVVLNHAAPMSPDEHAALRAAAVKTYSRDRMTSDYLEQYRQFLGDLHAVDCAVKA
- a CDS encoding EpsG family protein, which translates into the protein MIPYYGLLALIVLLGLLPHGDRDRRNLIAATVGSAAIIILQGLRHPSVGVDVAAYIPAYELAGTLDIAGGGRLMNFEPGYLYFSQLFSALGVSAQVYLGIVAAAVMVPIGATIRRYSVAAWLSILLYVTLGLFVFSFSGLRQAIAIGICFFALRFIKDKRLLWFVLAVLLAATFHTSALVFLFAYPLYHMPRFDARWMVLVLSLFGAVYLVREPLYAWAHRIYGGLSGAPEPTGAFGMLLGMIAVYVLAYMFGGHDDLATRGYSNLLLGAIFFQTFAEQSNVVMRAGYYYFIPVILLIPLVISHQRDPRARLLVNYVVVVTAVLFFHWNTEGGYLDVSPYVPFWL